In the Periophthalmus magnuspinnatus isolate fPerMag1 chromosome 11, fPerMag1.2.pri, whole genome shotgun sequence genome, cgtttgtccactgatctgaaggttagcggttcgaaTCCAGCTCACACAAAATGaacgctgctgttgtgtccttgggcaagacacttatcccacTCTCttggtaaaaatgtgaccattttaccATTATTTCAGCTCATAAAATGgattacactggtccctcgtttatcgcgggggtcacgttctaaaaataacccgcaacaggcgaaatctgtgaagtatcagctttattttttacattattctctctgtttttgtctgtaaaacccctcaccacacactttatacatttttctcacacaggcgttaacattttctcacatttctctctcgtttaaactctctcaaagttcaaaccttcgtaggcgtctttgtcggaggagactgatggacaatggtctacagtccaacagccaatcaggacgcaggacacaatgcacgatcatacgctgtgaaaaagtgaaattgtactaaaaaaaatccacaaaacagtgagaccacgaaaggtgaactgtgatataTACAGACAACTGATAAGGACATGCAAAAtctggaaggtaatgaagtacatgtagtaaagtgctgtacttaagtagaattttcaggtatctgttctttattaagtccattttacagtgtgtactttttacttttacttgagtacatttgagagcagtatctgtactttctactcaattacatttttgaacaggactgaaaagtaaaaagtacttttcatctgatttgagggagtatttttatcatgttcgtggaaacatcctgactaaagttttcgactTTAAACTTCGGGTCATAAGAAAATTTGAATAATTGATTCATGTTgttactgttgatcaaaatatgtgtcatttttaatcagtgtcacatttacactttatttcacacaagtgttgtttatttgttacttttactttttactcttagatatatttttaaaaatgtactttatctGAAGCGAGGAactaactaaactgaaactaaaaacacctattgtctacagcacatgtgtcaaactcaaggcccgggggccaaatgtggccccccacatcattttatgtggccctcaacagggtaaattcaAAGGTCTGACggtcttaacatgtcattttatcaagagatatgtCGTTACACAGCCATGCAAAtataatatgcaatatttgaaacttaaatgagtaataaatacagaaacagttaattaacaagttaaaaaagtagttacatctaTTTTGCATCTGGCCCTGTGAGGacagtgaaaatgtgtctgacacccctggtctacagTTTCGATTTGCAGACTCAGTCTGTTGTGttaccctaagtgtgcactgtgcctgagtcctacttagcacagtcattcaagcccctaatgagtgatttcacacctattatgcaaagtaactcctcccttcagacagatatgaggcagtgtccagcagtaatctgaccagaactgaagaaacgacttgaacgagcagccaaacgtcttcactcctacaacatgttgtccatttttcttttgctacttTTTCATGTAGACTTTCGTTTCGTAATCAaattgataaaaacaaaaacaaaacacagacataaCTCCTTTTTGTTCTGCATTCTCCTCCAAACAGAAGTATCCTGTTTTGCCTTACCTCATCTTCGTGCTCAAACAGTTTCTTCTACAGAGAGACTTAAATGAGGTTTTCACTGGAGGAATCAGCTCGTACAGCCTTATTCTCATGGTCATCAGCTTCCTACAGGTGCACAGAGCTTTATATTCTATCGAAACGCATTTAGAGAACACAGTTTAACCTGCGCTGTCCTCTCTCCTGCAGCTTCACCCTCGTATAGACGCGAGGAATCCGAACGAGAACCTGGGCGTGTTACTGATTGAATTCTTTGAGCTGTACGGCCGCCATTTTAACTACTTGAAAACGGGGATCCGCATAAAAAACGGCGGAGCGTACGTCGCCAAAGAGGAGATCATGAAGTCTATGACAAACGGATCCAGGCCGTCTATGTTGTGCATCGAAGACCCTTTGCTCccaggtaacacacacacacacacgctgttttttaaatttgtctCTAGGGGGCAGTGCGTCGGTTTACCTGTTCGTTTTGTTTAGGTAACGACGTCGGCCGGGGTTCGTACGGCGCCATGCACGTGAAACAAGTGTTTGACTACGCTTACACTGTCCTGAGTCACGCCGTGTCTCCGCTGGCACGATCGTATCCCAACAAAGACTCCGAAAGGTTAGCCCTCGCCGCGCTGCTTAGAGAGTTACGTTTTTTCTCGTGATGTTCTAACGTTTTAAGCTTGTTTTTTGCAGCACCTTAGGCCGAATAATTAGACTGACTCAGGAAGTGATCGACTACAGAGAATGGATCATTAAGAAGTGGGGAGGTCGCGATCTTTCAAGAACAGAAAGTAGAGGTACAAATATGTGTTGAAAATCCAGAGTTATTTGAATGTTTGTGACTTTCTCTGTCAGTTATGTGGCATGTTtaatatgttggtgttttacTGGGCGTCCGTAAAGTCTCTGTACAATTTAAAACGtttattacaaaggcagttgatcagATACAACAATCAATCTCTTCCCTTCCGTCCTTTGACTTTGTTCTGTAGTTTCGTTGAGTCTGCGTATCTCGTTTTGTCTCCGTAAACCGTGATCCACATTGTGCTTCTCTTGAGGAGGAGCCATTTTTTAGGggtttattcaaaatgatgcaaggcgagtttatttgtacagcacaaagtgattcaaagagttttacagaataagaaagacgttaaaatcataatacaacaaatcaaaacgtaaataatcatcataaaaggaacattaaaggagaaaagtgcagaataaacccctttcagtcacattcacataaacagaacagtctgagtctggatttaaatattgtcaaagtcgaggcctgagtcacatcttcaggaagaatgttccaggttttagcggcacaaaactcaaacactgattcaacatgtttagacctggtttagtcctggtttagtcctggtttagtcctggtttagtcctggtttagtcctggtttagtcctggcttagacctggcttagtcccggtttagtcccggtttagtcccggtttagacctggcttagacctggcttagacctggcttagacctggcttagtcccggtttagtcccggtttagtcccggtttagtcccggtttagtcccggtttagtcccggttcagtcccggttcagtcccggttcagtcccggttcagtcccggttcagtcccggttcagtcccggttcagtcccagttcagtcctcaGTGTGAGacgttcatgtggcactaacacgTGGGAGATTCCTCTTTAATCACgctgcatttttgtatttcatcctgttgattaaacactttaataaacactgaacacaacagaacaaatctaattaatctGTCCACctgcctttgtaattacattttaaaactataaagTCACTTCATGGACGCTCTGCACATCTGTCAGAAATGTGGCATATTTATTTCAATCTTGACAGaacatcttggtgttttattgttttattttgtattatattatctGTATAGTTGTTTTATTGACTTCTGTGTGACTTtgagcagcttaagttgtattttaaatgtgctgtgtaaCTAAAAGTGACTTAAACGTGGCGTCCGCAGCCGCCTCAGTTTCAGAGCACGAGTCCAGCTGTGTTACCTCAGAGGACCAGCAGAGGGACTCGGTGTCTCCGCCCAGCGCAGACTCCCCCATGTCCATCTCCAGCCCCCGGCAGCACTCGTCTGCCTCCTCTGTGTCGTCTCTGTCGGGCTCAGACAACGTAAGGAGCCACACTCTTTATTTAACACGTGTAAGGACGTCGTTTGGTTAAAATCGTCGTCAATCTCTCTCGACAGGACTCGGACTCCACTCCACCGTCGTGTCCCATCCCTCCCCTTCCCCCTTACCCCTCCTTTCCTCACTTGGGACTGGCTTTACCACCAGGTTTCAGCTTGGCGTCTGGTAAACACAGCCTCGGAGCACACCCTCTCCTTATACCTCCAGTTTCACAGgtatttagtcatttttaacCTTAGAACTTTAACTTTTTGAACGATATTGAACGTGTTTAATGCCTCCGTTGTCCTTCCTCAGGCTCATGTCTCTCTGGCCGGTGGTCTAGCAATGCACTCCTTGCCTGGCAGACAGGTGTGTATAGATGCCAGGCTCCCTCACTTCTTCCACATGCCCTCCCCAGCCCATGCTCATGCCCCTGCCCCTTCTAGCCCCCAGCCTCTGCCCAGCTCCCCCTCCAGCCACGCCCACAAGGTATGATGCCACCCACACACATGACCATTGTAATCCCACAATCTTTTCAGCTCTTTCATAATGTCCTGCTGGTCACATCATCCTCGTCACTGTTGTAAACGCCGCGTATGAAAACGTTTCATTCACGTACagcgtttgtttgtttgtcctgTGCTTTTTTGTAGAACGGAGCCAAGTTCAACATGAAGGGCTTCCATAACCCACCACAGGTCAACAACCCTGTCCTGGCGAACCGCGGCCACGTGCACACGCATACACAGTACCACCGCAACACGTGGAGACGCAGAAAGAGGGACAGCCTCCCGGTCAGCCTCAGCAGATAGGGGGCgctctcctctgtttcttctGTTGCCTCTTTGGTGCAAGCATCAGCGCTTAAGACGGATCCTCAGACGCGGCCCCTGACGGGGGTGGACTCATCCTTTTGTGTCAGACCTTCACTTTTTCTTGCAGTATTTTTCATTCAGGTCATTTTGTTACTTTCCAGaacttgttttttattgatGAGTCTTTTTGACGTTGATCCGACTGCAGCCGAGCTGCTCGTGGTGTTTCACTTGAAAAATTAACACTTGAGAACAAAGGTTTCATTTGGTGCAATAATGTTGTTCTCTTTTTGAAACTTAAGTAAAGCTTATTTAATTTTGTGCTTAAACGTAAggcatttttatattattttatttttgtaggtttttatttgtttacggGCCTGTCTTTAGGCAGCATCTCGAGTGACTTTATCACttctattttattgtaattgaatgtgtgaatgttgcTGTGTCTCATGAGTCTGAGATGGACCTGCATTCAGAAAGTCCTGACCCGTCCTCCTGCCTCTTTCTGCTCCTGCCTCTTTAATAGAACTACAGCTGTATTTCTATTAATGTTCAACTAGTTTTTAGGTtttaaaacaatcaaataaatcCACGCTATGctggaggagcaaaggggccGACACAGTGCTCTGGGTCACGCTCCGGGTCACGCTCTGGGTCACACTCTGGGTCACACTCCGGGTGTCACACTCTGGGTCACGCTCCGGGTGTCACGCTCTGGGTCACGCTCTGGGTGTCACGCTCTGGGTCACACTCCGGGTCACACTCTGGGTCACACTCCGGGTCACGCTCTGGGTGTCACGCTCTGGGTCACACTCCGGGTGTCACTCTGACCGCTCAGTGTTTCCGTTGCAAAGTGAGCCTCAGTTTGTGTTCCGCTCAGAGTGTTATTGTTGTTTAGGCTCAGCCCGGGCTCCTTatatttgtttctattgttaTATTTGTCTGTCGAGCGAAGGATTCACAGCTTAACTTCTTTCAAAGGAGTTTGAAGTCTGTGTGGGAAACCTTTGTGCGTTTATTTTAGattgaaaagtatttattttgggCACTTGTTCATCATAGGCATAGACTTACAATCCATCGTTTTTTTTAAGCAGGAGCGGAAAAAGGTCAAACTGTGCGCTGGAGGACGGGGGCGGGTCTTTTTGAACATCCAGATAGGGAATTCTATTATGATTCCATTCCGGAATCTTGTACATTTGATTGCCAGGTACTTCCGCTAATTGTTTGCAATGCCTTTCTTTGTGTTTactcggggtgtgtgtgtgtgttgttttcagtgatgcGTGTCTCTCTACTCGCTCCCGCTCTCACAGAAATGACTGTCCCAACTAGACACTACTCCCGAGAACTTTACGCACACCGGTGTTATTACTATGCAAGTGGATTTAATATTGTGTCTAATCTTGTCCAGTCTGTTTGTGGTTTGCTTTGTTTTCCCACTGAAAAACTCTGCCTGTTGGAATATGGAGTAATGTTACGAAGCGTCAGACTCTTAAAAAGCCAACGTTTTGAGTGACCTCTGGCCTCCCCTCCTCATCCTGTACTTGTACGAAGGCCATACGATGTTCCTTGTTTTTCCTTTAAAAATCCCTGTCGGATGTAAGGAAGCAGGGCTGTTCCCTTTGTGGTTGGATATGAGTCTGTGATGTGCGTAACATACTGATATAATTGTGAGATTTGTGACTTTTGCCAGTTTTAAGCCAACACGTGACGTTTGATCTCAAGTGCACCCGGATTGCGTCTTGCAGTCTGTCGGTGAACTCAAAACAGGCCAAATTATAGACCAACTTTACCTTATATTTACAATGTGTTTTGCACTAGTACACtattggtgttttgtttctggtTAAACTTTGGCAACTCTCTTAGTCAAGAACTGTTCCCCCTGCACCAAATACGTTTTTAAGGAGAAGCACAGAATGATCTTCAAATCCACATAAATTAcataatgcttttatttttctgttctggtttggtcctttttGAAAAGAGCATTACATTTGTCGTGCATTTCCACCATTAATTTGGAAACTAGATGTACTCGATTGACTTGTGGCAATACTGTTGGTGATGTAAAGTTGTTGACTTGGAGTTGTCTGCATCCTCACAGCAAAGACTCACGTGTGGTGTCCTCAGAAGTGGGATTAAGGATGGATTAAACTAAGATCTGTGCATTTCAGGAGTCCTACATGGTTCACTCTTCTTCCTGTTGAGTTTCCTCTCGACTGACACTGATGGAAGTGCTAAAACAAAGGTTCTGGTTGTGCTTTTGCCAAATTGCCTTCACTTCTCGGGTCTGGTGTGAGTGAGAAGAAACCAGGGCAACAGAGACTAGCTCAGACCACTGAGACTTTAGTGTACACATGAACATGTAGATGCAATGTACTACGCCCCCATTGGACACAATGGTGGATTTTAAACTGGCGGCTGCTAAAGAGCGGAGGCGGCCCCACTGTGATGTGACCTGGCTAAGTCATCTGAGCTGTGGCCCTCAAAGTGAGGGAACCACTGGCCAGCAATTTGTTTTTGGacgtttttatgtaaatatatttttttctattttattttttaataaacattttaaaaaccaaAAGAGTGAcgtgtgataaatatttatatgtaaaacttTCACTTTTACAGACTTTCATTGAAATGTGAATGAGGAAAAATATCACAACTCCATTCTTTCTGCCTGTGATTAAACTGTTCAAACACTAGGGGGCAGTAACACACTTATCTGGAGCTGGTCTGTGTCCGTGCACTGCACGAAATAATGTTTGACAGTTTTATTAGGTTCAATGAACAAGAACTTACATTATGAGTTTAATGTTCTTTTGAATTTGAgctcatttttaatatttacgAGGCTTTAGAGTAAATCCTCTGCTGCACTGACACATGTCACAGAGGCCGAGCTCTTTTATTTCCACAGACCCAGTCTGCTGACCCTGCCTCAGTCTGCTCACCCTGCCCCAGTCTGCTGACCCTGTCCCGGTCTGCTGACCCCGTCCCGGTCTGCTGACCCTGCCTCAGTCTGCTGACCCTGTCCCGGTCTGCTGACCCTGCCTCAGTCTGCTAACCCTGCCTCAGTCTGCTGACCCTGTCTCACCCCGCCCCGTCGTCCCGGTCCAGGCCTGAATGAACCAGAGCTGCACAGGTGGACGACCAAGTCTCCCAGAAGTTCAACATCAGCTCCTGCCAGACTTGGCTGGAcacgacaggtgagacaggactgatcacactgggggtgttctacatgtatgtctatgatgaaatgttcagcagtttagATTGTGACACAAAGCACACATGAGCAAACACTATCAAACAGTTTTATGGTGGTCTGAAGAGTTTGAGGTTCAACAAAAGTGAGGgtggctaactgaaaaactgttggctaatgctaatgctaacgctatcTTGTGACTGATGTTATGTGGGAGGGACTTGATTAACAGCTCAGATCAGTTCACCTCTTGTatttccagctaagtcagttctttacggttatattgtgttaaaacaaaactcagattaagtCTAATTTGAGCAACATGtcttcagacggagcagtgcctctagttagcttcgttaatgacatcagctgcaaagtatcaatactgaatgCTTAACTTGGCGTCCATCTTGTTTTACGTCTTCTCTGTCTGTTCCTGGTTGGAGATTAGTGACTTTAAAACTGCTCCACTGGCCAAACTTATTTTTTAGAGCAACACAACGATTTACTGGAGAagattttttagtttttttttttataataatgtgaTTAAAATTCTAGTCAAACTCACATCACTTTAAAGGGCttttattacactattttgtcatttctgttataacgttgtttcctcattaacttttactcaagtagattttttcatgtgatacttttaattttacttttacttgagtatattttttgcTCGCGTATTTGTACTTTTAGGAGAAGTTAAACTCACATCTGCCTCACCAAAAAAgcagtatttagtatttttctcactgattcttTGCAGTTTGGAGCACAGAGATCAAGTACTGCCATGGATTCCTTTGTTTTTTGGAAAAGAAACTGTAATCAGAAACCAAAACGAGTATTCAGAATAAGTATTTTCGAGGCATGTATTCAGTTCCCGTCCGTGGTCTTAATAAGGTCGTACTGTGAGTTGTAGAGTTGTAGAGTCTGGCACTATCTCCACTTTATCTGCACTTCACTTTGCACCTTCATCGCGGCTTATGTAGGTCACGTCACTGCGCGGCACACAGAGATTATTTTAGTTGCCGAGGAAACTTTTTTCTCTCCTGAAtagaaaatcattttaaaaaaaactttttgcaAATGGTTGGAAGTGTGTTCAGCTTCAGTAATGAGCAAAAACCAGGAATTATTTACAGTTTCCAACTCATGGGATCTTGGAAGTTTTTGCTTGGCGTCTCCAGGCTCAGACCAAAAACTGACTGAGGCGTTTGAGTTTCAAAGGGGTGAAAAGGTGACACGCTTCCGTTAGGTGGCGTTATTTTAGGAACCTGAAATGAGGCTGCAAATAGTTTTAAACTGAGGTTGCAATGGACCGTTTTGCTTTGCTGTAGAACCTGTAAGACCCAGTAGACTCTGTAGACCCCATAGACCCAGTAGAGCCTGGAGACTCTCCTGTAGACTCCTCCTGtagatcctcctctagacccTCCTGTAGACCCTCCTGTAGACCCTCTGTAGACCCTCCTGTAGACCCTCAGACCCTGTAGA is a window encoding:
- the tent4a gene encoding terminal nucleotidyltransferase 4A, which gives rise to MDPRVAWIQPEQKGPANALWMHVWETSQGLRTQQKLYNQNHNHYVALDVLKSICSSNGNVTGGLSSSSSSSHHSISSSATAIAMSSLGMCNGNTPDSYTAANSTSHNRSKNQKTGSVSSVSSQESSPDSPPPSSSSSSSSSTHDRTITGNISGNISGNMGTAGLLLHLSDSMDNVNLYQHHQTVFNLQQICANHHRHQILSLPVPVHPPHSHHPGRRKCDNKASTYGMNYLLSNCSNGNFVSAWTPWKTKKYSPGVLGLHEEIMDFYNFMSPRPEEAAMRKEVVNRIERIIKELWPTSDVQIFGSFSTGLYLPTSDIDLVVFGKWERPPLQELEQALRKHNVAEPFSIKVLDKATVPIIKLTDQETEVKVDISFNVETGVKAASFIKDYVKKYPVLPYLIFVLKQFLLQRDLNEVFTGGISSYSLILMVISFLQLHPRIDARNPNENLGVLLIEFFELYGRHFNYLKTGIRIKNGGAYVAKEEIMKSMTNGSRPSMLCIEDPLLPGNDVGRGSYGAMHVKQVFDYAYTVLSHAVSPLARSYPNKDSESTLGRIIRLTQEVIDYREWIIKKWGGRDLSRTESRAASVSEHESSCVTSEDQQRDSVSPPSADSPMSISSPRQHSSASSVSSLSGSDNDSDSTPPSCPIPPLPPYPSFPHLGLALPPGFSLASGKHSLGAHPLLIPPVSQAHVSLAGGLAMHSLPGRQVCIDARLPHFFHMPSPAHAHAPAPSSPQPLPSSPSSHAHKNGAKFNMKGFHNPPQVNNPVLANRGHVHTHTQYHRNTWRRRKRDSLPVSLSR